A portion of the Candidatus Neptunochlamydia vexilliferae genome contains these proteins:
- a CDS encoding ATP-binding protein codes for MKKLPIGIQSIHKILSKGDYVYVDKTDFIEKLIGEGSPYYFISRPRRFGKSLFLNTLEEVFKGNKELFKGCAIYNSGYKWEKHPVIYLDFSQIESTTPEELENDLKDILQEIGQSYGLPSPTHSSLKAQLRKLVIGLAKQNRVVILVDEYDQPIINHLSKPSIAEKNREVLKRFFSTLKSLDRYLEFGFITGISKFSHVSLFSGLNNLNDITMDPKYAGMMGYTDEEVKKHFSEEVKAIAFERGETSEEKVFEEVKVWYNGYRFSRTPLCVYNPFSTLNFMSKKETAGYWYSTGTPSFLIDQLKKYPKSMISLDGTTARKDELTDISSLEKIDLKALMYQAGYFTVQDYNPTSKRYYLGLPNKEVRTAFMDSLVEHFTDEVDVRESEKFAKALETYQIDILFEHIKTGFSSFPYPVFAGAKEYTYQAMLLSMLYGMGFDLLSERLTNTGRIDVVLEVEKATYILELKLDGSSKAALKQIQEKGYFKPYMHKKKEIAIIGANFSSDTRNISDWEGELLSPSGKTIRPLFKEDSSVLESVQKGLEDAKNGRLNTIDPKEFDG; via the coding sequence ATGAAAAAACTTCCGATTGGAATCCAAAGTATCCACAAAATCCTCTCAAAAGGGGATTACGTTTATGTCGATAAAACCGACTTTATTGAAAAGTTAATCGGCGAGGGCTCTCCTTACTACTTTATCTCAAGACCCCGAAGGTTTGGAAAGTCTCTTTTTTTGAATACCCTTGAAGAGGTCTTTAAAGGGAACAAGGAGCTCTTTAAAGGCTGTGCGATTTATAACAGTGGGTATAAATGGGAAAAGCATCCCGTCATCTACTTGGACTTTTCTCAAATCGAAAGTACCACACCTGAAGAACTTGAAAATGACTTAAAAGATATTCTTCAAGAAATTGGGCAGTCTTATGGACTCCCATCCCCGACCCATTCTTCCCTTAAAGCGCAGCTTAGAAAGCTTGTCATAGGACTAGCAAAGCAAAATCGGGTGGTTATTTTAGTCGATGAGTACGATCAGCCCATTATTAATCACCTAAGCAAGCCTAGTATCGCCGAAAAAAACCGAGAAGTCCTAAAACGATTTTTTTCCACGCTTAAAAGTCTCGACCGTTATTTGGAGTTTGGGTTTATTACAGGAATTAGCAAATTCTCCCATGTTTCACTTTTTTCAGGGCTTAATAACTTGAATGACATCACAATGGACCCCAAATACGCTGGAATGATGGGGTATACCGATGAAGAGGTGAAAAAGCATTTTTCAGAAGAGGTCAAGGCGATTGCCTTTGAAAGGGGCGAAACATCTGAGGAAAAGGTTTTTGAAGAGGTCAAGGTATGGTATAATGGCTACCGTTTTTCTAGAACCCCCCTCTGCGTCTATAACCCTTTCTCAACGCTTAACTTTATGAGCAAGAAAGAAACTGCCGGATATTGGTACAGTACAGGAACCCCTTCTTTTCTGATCGACCAACTGAAGAAGTATCCGAAGTCGATGATTTCATTGGATGGGACAACGGCAAGGAAAGATGAGTTGACCGACATCAGCTCATTGGAAAAAATCGATTTAAAAGCCCTGATGTACCAAGCAGGCTACTTTACCGTCCAAGACTACAACCCTACCTCCAAGCGGTATTACTTGGGACTCCCAAACAAAGAGGTCCGAACAGCTTTCATGGACTCCCTTGTTGAACACTTTACCGATGAGGTCGATGTTAGAGAGTCTGAAAAATTTGCAAAAGCGCTAGAGACCTATCAGATCGATATTCTATTTGAGCATATCAAAACCGGTTTTTCGAGCTTTCCCTACCCAGTCTTTGCAGGGGCCAAGGAATATACTTATCAGGCGATGCTACTCTCAATGCTTTATGGGATGGGTTTTGACCTCCTATCAGAAAGGCTAACAAATACGGGGCGTATCGATGTTGTTCTAGAAGTGGAAAAGGCTACCTATATTCTTGAACTTAAACTTGATGGAAGCTCAAAAGCAGCCCTTAAGCAAATCCAAGAAAAAGGGTACTTCAAGCCTTATATGCATAAGAAAAAAGAAATTGCAATCATCGGAGCAAATTTTTCGTCAGATACCCGTAACATCTCCGACTGGGAAGGGGAGCTGCTCTCCCCTTCTGGAAAAACGATCCGCCCACTTTTTAAAGAGGACTCATCGGTGCTCGAAAGTGTGCAGAAGGGACTCGAAGATGCCAAAAACGGTAGGCTCAACACTATAGATCCTAAAGAATTTGATGGTTAA